From the genome of Neodiprion pinetum isolate iyNeoPine1 chromosome 3, iyNeoPine1.2, whole genome shotgun sequence, one region includes:
- the LOC124215350 gene encoding golgin subfamily A member 6-like protein 22: MEERILKKSNLTQSSPEEKKTEGNKKKAQQPVVDKSTNAKTEEGETATDCIKKTIMNFKEELMGEMRKKRIEEEKWRGEVKQEVEKLTLAIESTKKEWTQERSKLEETIVRLEREHVNWKIMEQKKREDGMKYVDRQMDELFKKIKVSGVLEGSMLDAEKNWEAQEKWERRNNVMIRGLEVDVGGRADRLAERLLAEVTGELINIKEVQVFQEGRNRALLVKLGDWVTKRKVMDGKSVLKGRKVFIDDDLTKREKEIQIEITKRATEARASGMRVKIGYMKLWVEDSMYVWSEEEKGLKEVRTGRRLDAKGNRGSRDLGQRLDDGREDGMRKIRGPWGQRFE, from the exons ATGGAAGAAAGAATTCTTAAAAAGAGTAATCTGACACAGAGCTCACcagaggaaaagaaaactgaAGGGAATAAGAAGAAAGCGCAGCAACCGGTTGTTGACAAAAGTACAAATGCAAAG ACAGAAGAAGGAGAAACGGCCACCGATTGTATCAAGAAGACGATTATGAATTTCAAAGAAGAACTTATGGGCGAGATGAGGAAGAAGCGGATAGAGGAGGAGAAATGGAGAGGTGAAGTGAAGCAAGAGGTGGAAAAGCTTACGCTAGCGATAGAAAGTACTAAAAAAGAGTGGACTCAGGAGAGATCGAAGCTGGAAGAGACAATAGTACGATTGGAAAGGGAACACGTAAACTGGAAAATAATGGAGCAGAAAAAGCGAGAGGATGGTATGAAATATGTCGACAGACAGATGGACGAATTgttcaagaaaataaaagtaagcGGAGTACTGGAAGGTTCGATGTTGGATGCAGAGAAAAACTGGGAGGCCCAGGAGAAGTGGGAGAGGAGAAATAACGTGATGATCAGAGGACTGGAGGTTGATGTCGGAGGACGCGCAGACAGATTAGCAGAAAGACTTTTAGCCGAAGTGACGGGGGAACTAATCAACATTAAAGAGGTGCAGGTGTTCCAGGAAGGCCGAAATAGGGCGCTCCTGGTGAAACTTGGGGATTGGGTGACGAAGAGAAAAGTTATGGATGGTAAATCGGTGCTGAAAGGGCGGAAGGTATTCATCGATGACGATTTGACtaaaagagagaaggagatcCAGATTGAGATAACAAAGAGGGCAACAGAAGCGAGGGCCAGCGGTATGAGGGTTAAAATAGGCTACATGAAACTCTGGGTTGAAGATTCGATGTATGTGTGGAGCGAAGAGGAGAAGGGTCTGAAGGAAGTAAGAACGGGAAGGAGACTCGACGCTAAGGGCAACAGGGGCTCTCGAGACCTTGGTCAGAGATTAGACGATGGACGTGAAGAcggaatgagaaaaattaggGGCCCGTGGGGGCAGAGATTTGAGTGA